A genome region from Primulina eburnea isolate SZY01 chromosome 9, ASM2296580v1, whole genome shotgun sequence includes the following:
- the LOC140840792 gene encoding uncharacterized protein produces MGDADRVRCTTYLLRDDASLWWEGAEHGVDLATLTWAQFKTIFYKKYFTADVRGRLKSEFMSLRQGDSTVAEFVKKFDRGCHFVPLIARDAEEKLRHFKDGLRLTIRDKVMMMRPVDYATAVTYAYQAEQSLKDIDFELQHKRQQHQNNNQSNKKPYTGPPRPQGPQGQVKEQAPPKPQQPGAPKPIDRQPCKDCNRFHFGQCMWGSFRCFVCKEEGHKAADCPKKKAPTGGRAYVMNIEEAKEEADTTLIMGNLVI; encoded by the coding sequence ATGGGAGATGCTGACCGTGTGAGGTGTACCACTTATCTACTTAGAGATGACGCttccttatggtgggaaggagccgagCACGGTGTTGACCTTGCTACTCTTACTTGGGCTCAATTCAAGACGATATTCTACAAGAAGTACTTTACTGCTGATGTTAGAGGACGGCTGAAGAGTGAGTTTATGAGCCTCCGCCAGGGAGACTCGACTGTTGCTGAGTTTGTGAAGAAGTTTGATAGAGGttgtcattttgtaccccttattgccAGGGATGCGGAAGAAAAACTTAGACACTTCAAAGATGGCCTACGACTTACCATTCGGGATAAGGTTATGATGATGCGTCCGGTGGATTATGCTACAGCAGTTACCTATGCATATCAGGCTGAGCAAtccttgaaagatattgactttgAGTTACAGCATAAGAGACAACAACATCAGAATAATAATCAGTCAAACAAGAAGCCATATACGggtcctcctagacctcaagggcctcaagGGCAAGTCAAGGAGCAAGCACCACCTAAGCCACAACAACCTGGAGCACCAAAGCCTATTGATAGACAACCATGTAAAGATTGCAATCGCTTTCATTTTGGCCAGTGCATGTGGGGATCTTTTAGATGCTTCGTATGCAAGGAGGAAGGGCATAAGGCTGCTGATTGCCCGAAGAAGAAGGCACCTACTGGGGGAAGAGCATATGTTATGAATATTGAAGAAGCCAAGGAGGAGGCAGACACTACACTCATTAtgggtaacctagtcatttaa